A single genomic interval of Rhodothermus profundi harbors:
- a CDS encoding lasso peptide: protein MRNVVKRSWKAPVLVVHGKPQEITASSDGCWFGKQGGQYDADLGPGSLSDCR, encoded by the coding sequence ATGCGTAACGTTGTCAAACGCTCCTGGAAAGCGCCGGTCTTAGTTGTCCACGGAAAGCCCCAGGAGATTACGGCCAGCTCCGATGGGTGCTGGTTCGGCAAACAGGGCGGGCAGTATGACGCCGATCTGGGCCCTGGTTCCCTCAGTGACTGCCGATAA
- a CDS encoding lasso peptide: protein MRETLKRPWQKPVLVTHGKAEQVTASSDGCWYGKQGGRYDADLGPGSLSDCR from the coding sequence ATGCGTGAAACACTCAAACGTCCGTGGCAAAAGCCGGTGCTTGTCACGCACGGTAAAGCTGAGCAGGTGACGGCCAGCTCCGATGGGTGCTGGTACGGCAAACAGGGCGGACGGTATGACGCCGATCTGGGCCCTGGTTCCCTCAGTGACTGCCGCTAG